ATGGAGGTAATGCGAAAGGCAGCGCGACTTGCTTTTACCCCGCAACTAATTCGcaactcttctttttttccgcAGATGAATGGCGGCCCTCCCGGCAATGTCGCTGCGGGAGCAAATAAAGCGCCAACCCAACCACAAACACCACAACCCATACGCAATTACAAGTTGATTTCGGATCCGTTTCTGCAAAAGGGTGCCCCGAAGGTCTATCGCTACGATGGAATTGTGCCCGGAGACACGACTTGCCCGCCCGTCATTCCGCGCGATCCACGCAACGTCTTGTCGCGCATCCGGATGCGACAAGAAATGGAATTGACACTTCCGAGGTATGCAAGGTTATCTCGTTGGTGCATGTTATCGTGTTGAATTGacgattttttcttctcccGTTTCAGAttcaaaattgacgaaaactTTATCGGAGAGCCGCCCGCTTTGGAAGTGACGATCAATAACTTGAATGACAACATCGACAAGGggtttttgtcgaaaatgaTTTCGGAAGTGGGGGAATTTGACGAGCTGAACATTTATTATCATCCAACGAATGCCAGACATTTGGGACTTGCGCGAGTTGTGTTCCAAACGGTAAAAGCTGCAAAAGCTTGTATCGATAAATTTAACGGAAAATCTGTGATGGGAAGggtaattatataaaattttaatttttttctcagaaaatgttaaaaaaaaaaattattttttttctagattttGCATGTCTTTAACGATCCATTTGGCGAAGAATGCAAAAACTTGATAGAGCAATATACGACAGCGAAGCGTCCGTTGCCAACGCCAAGTGTGGCAATCGCCGCTCCCACAGCATTCACCCAAAGAACGACGATTCCCTCGTTAAATTCGTACCAAGATGACTCCGTGCAGCCCGAGAAACCAGCATTGCCGAAGCCCATCAGGTCGGATGTGATGGTGCAGCCCGAACCGTTGCCCGATATCATTCCCGAAGGAGTGTACAACGACAGTATGGACGGTTTCAAGCATCGTGGTCGCATCGAAGACGGCGAATTGTGGGACGAAAGTATCGGCGACGAACGAGATCGACGACGTGATCATTCCCGCAGTCCGGATTGGGAACGCGATCGCTATCACAAAGATCGCTACGACGATCGGTACTACGAGGGCAGACGAAAACATCGAAAACACCGCGATCGGAGTCGCGATCGTAGCAGATCGCGCGATCGAAGAGACTCCCGTCGACGAAGGAGCAGTTCCCGACATCGAGATCGCGACTACGATCGAGATCGGGATCGAGGACATGACAAATCTCGCCATCGGTATCGCGATAAAAAAGACGAATCGCGTCATTCGAGGTCGTCGAGGCATTCGTATCGACGCGGTGACGAAGAATATGGATCCGGAAAGGAAAGTAGTAGTTATTCAGCATATCCCGCTGCCTACGAAAGCGGATATTCGTCGCAATACGGAGCTTATCCGGCAGCGCCATATTACAATGCTCAAGGATACCAAGTGGATCCAAATTCGTGGCAGCCACCGCCGCCATCGTCATCAGTTGCACCTCCGCCGCCCGAAGATCCGAAACCACCGGGTTTGGATGTCGACGAAATGTGGGATGAGGATCTTCTGGAGGGCAGTTCGAAAGGGAAACCTCCTCCGCCGCCGCCCCCTCCCTTGCCCGAGGGACAGGAAAAGGTGAAATTACCCGGAGAGGAAGATGACGAATCGAATGTTGACCTGGATACTCGAATAGCAATGATGTTCAAGGGAAAATCCTTCGGAGCAGCGCCGCCTTTCTTGCAATTTGACTCGGATTCGGGAGACGAAGCAAAAACTGAGTCCAAAAACGAGCCAGTGGATGATTCAAATTCGCGTCGTTCATCGAACAAAACGAGCGGCGACAAATCCGAAGACTCGAGTGTGACAGATGCACCACCAAGTCCTTTCCTGTCGCGCGCCACGTACAAAACGTCGAAGAAATTGACGAAAATCATGCAAGAAAAGGCTCGCAAAGCTGAGATTCGGAAGGAAGAGGGAGCTAGTGACATTTCCTCGTCTGACGATGAGATTCTGCTGGCTCGAGGTACCTACAGTCCCGAACCGCCACCCGGTTTCCCCGTTAAACGCGAACCCGATGCCATGTCACTGTCCAGCCTTTCCTCGAATGACGACAGCAAAAGTTGTGGCATCAAAAGCGAAAACCACCCACCGCCGTTGCCTTCGGATCCGCCGCTGCAACCGCCATTGCCGCCAACTGCTGCGCCCGGCATGTACAACTTTGGCTCGTATCCCGCTCCGAATTCCTACCAATATCCGTACCAATATTCCGAATATGTGCAAAGTTACATGGCATCGCAGGCCTCGTCGGGAATGTATGGCGCGTATTCGGGCGCTATGAAACGCGAAGTTTCCGAAACGGAGCCGTACGAGAAAACGATCAAGTCCGTGCTGGAACGCATGACGGAAGAGCTTAAAGTGATATTGAAACGGGACTTTAACAAACGCATGATCGAAGGATTTTCCTACAAAAAGTACGAGGCGTGGTGGGACGAGAAGGTACGGAACAAGAATAAGGGCGAAAATGAGGCGCCAAATCGGCAAACTGACACAAAAGTACCGGATATCAATCAGATTCTCAACAGCAATCGCAGCGAAACCTTTTCCAGCGATCAAACGTCGCTCTGTCTCGGACTGCGAGCAGCTATTCCGAAGTTGCCTAGTTTCCGACGCATCCGCAAAGCACCGAGTCCCAAGCCCAAAGACGACGAGGACTCGCGCAAGAGCGAAGAAGAGGATCAAGATGTTGTACGAGCCTCCGACGAAGAAAATTGGGATGCGGATCTCACGGAAACCAAAACAGCGACAACTGCAAAGGAGCCTTCGACGTCACAAGCGAGCGACAGACAGCCCGCATCGAGAACGCAACGTCGCAAAGGAAGTTTATCGAGCTTCTCGTCAAGTACGAGCGAGGAAGAGAGCTCCAGCGACGACGAAAGTGAGGAAGACAGTTCGTTATCTGACGCCGATATTGCCGAAGTCACCAGAAGTCACGCGAAAAAAGATGACAAACGGATATATTCGGATACCGAGAGCGAAGACGAGGAAGGAGAAATTAAAACTCCGActccgacgacgacaaaaccgAAGACAATTGGAATTTATTCGGACACCGAAAGTGAATCTGAGGAAAAAACGCCCGTGGTTCGAGAAAAAATGCCGACAAAGAGAAAGTCTCGTTCAAAGACGCCCGAAGGACGCACGACTCCAGTTCCTATTTGCTCCGCCGCCGACGATCTCGAAGATTTATCGGACGACGaggaagaagacgaaaaactGCCACGCACTCCAGGTCGCGATTCCCCGGGCGAAAGCAAGGAAGGCGAAGCCAAAAAGTCAATTTACGACTTGGATCGCGTTTACAGCGACTCCGAGGAAGAACGCGAGTACCAGGAGAAACGACGTCGCAACACCGAGTACATGGAACAAATTGAGCGCGAATTCCAGGAAGAGCAAGCCCGCAAGAAACTCGAAGAACAGGAAAAACGCAAAGCGGAACCCAAGCCTGAACCCGTTCAGAGTGCGAGTTACGAAAAATCACCAATTCTTGAGCGCGCTCCGAGTCCGCGAGAGCCAATTACGCCATCGTTAAGTGCTCCGCCACCAACACCCGGCGTTTCAATTCAAGACCCAATGGCAAAGTACATGGCAAAGAAGCAAGAACGCGATGGCTCGATGTCACCAAAGGCATTTGTGATACACAAAGATGTGAATGGCGTGGTTCGATCGACGCCGCAACAAGACCTGAAGAAGCAAATTGTGCCGCTGCACGTGAAAAAGGATGCGAAACAGGAGCAATCGGACGGTGGATCGGCATCAGATGCGGGCTCATGTAATGCTTTCGCTTTGGATCATTGTTACAGCTTACCGCCATCAGCTTCGCCGTCGTCTGGTTCATCGCCGCAAGAGAATAAGAACAAGAGCAAATACATTCACAACGATCATGGGTACACGAATGATAAAAAGGAGGCTCCCTCTAGTGCGCCAAGAcctgtaagtatttttttatttttaattttttatttaagttgctccaaatgaatcttaaaaataaagtccagaAATTCTATAtagattttccaaattttgaccaaagtaaatttttattttgtaatatcttaaatttttcttcaaaaatttttaataaaatcgtaaaataatttttaaaaaattaatttaattatttaaattatttaattaattatttaaattaattattaatttaaaacatttcattgaatatatttttttcaagctttttaaaatttttttaaatttattttttttttaaattaatttttcctttttttatttcattgaattaaatatttcttcttttttttaagaattttttttaatttattaaatttaatttttttttattatttttgattattttttcatttaattcccttaaattaaaaattatatttgattctaaaattagaatttattagaatatttataaaaaatcaaatcaacaaagaaaattttaaagatttcttatttttactcaaattcccatttgaaaaaatttttggacttcattttaaaattctttggaaatttcattttaattacgttcttgaatttttctaaacttttttttttaattttaggtcggTCGTCCTCGTAAAGATCCCTCACAAAAGGCGAAACGCAACGACTACTACGAACGCAAAAAGGCACAAAAGGCTGCCGAGAAAGCTGCTGCTGCAGCTGCCCTCGCCGAACAACGTCGCATGGAAACCGAAGTATTTCGTCCGATGCCAATTTTCCGCCCGCGCGATCCCAAAATGGAATTCGACAACTTGTGGAGCTTCTTAAAGTCCGGCATTGATGCCGAAGATGTCGCCTATTTGCGACAAAGCTACGAAATGTTGCTGCAAAGCAACGACGAGCACAGCTATTGGCTCAATGCGACACACTGGGTGGATCATCCGCCCACAGATCGGAGTTTCATTCCGCCACCCtcgaaaaaacgcaaaaaggaCATTTACGAAGCGAAAGTACATTCCACGGGATCGGCTCGTACCGAAGGCTACTACAAAATCGATCCGACTGAAAAAGCGCGCTACAAATATCACCATCTCAAGGGAACGGCAGCGGAAACACATTTAAGCAAGTTAAGTGCGAATGCAGCTGCCAAATCAAGTACCGTCAAAACGCAGGGATTATCGCGTGAGGCACGTTCGAACCAACGAAGATTGCTTACCGCCTTCGGAGCTATCGGAGAATCTGAATTGTTGAAATTCAATCAACTCAAATTCCGcaagaaacaaattaaattcgcGAAATCGGCAATTCACGACTGGGGATTGTTCGCCATGGAGCCAATTGCGGCAGACGAGATGGTCATTGAGTATGTCGGGCAGATGATTAGACCGAGTTTGGCAGATCATCGTGAACAAAAATACGAACAAATTGGCATTGGAAGCTCGTATCTCTTCAGGATTGACTTGGAAACGATTATTGATGCCACGAAATGTGGCAATTTGGCGCGTTTCATTAATCACAGTTGTAATGTAAgtcgcaaattatttttttaaattgaattttctttaaaaaaaaattttttttgcagcccAATTGCTATGCGAAGATCATCACAATCgaacaagaaaagaaaattgtcaTCTACTCGAAGCAACCGATCGCCGTTAACGAAGAAATCACGTACGATTACAAATTTCCTCTGGAAGACGAGAAAATTCCGTGTCTCTGTGGCGCTCAAGGTTGTCGTGGCACTCTGAATTAATTTCTCGCCACTTTtattgtacagaaaaaaaacttttttttaaactttcacaCTTTGCCATCGTTGTTTGTTGCGAAAATcactcttttttaaatttgaccctctttttcaataaatatataagaaaatatttattaaaaaaaatcctttctttataaaaaaaaatctttaaaatttttcgttcactTTTTGGtggttaataaataaaaatttttgacaagtttgtaaaaattgtaagaaaaataaataaaaattaaatttaaaataattaaaaactttatttttttatttacgtaGCATTTTCGAATTTGCTTTCAATCTGTGACTGAGCAATATCACTCAAAGCCGACTGGATCTGTTCCAGCAACATTTCTCCCTTTCGCACCACTTCTTCGAGTCGTTCGGCTGCCGCTTGATTTTCCACCTCCAATCTTCGTAAACTTTGCACCTGGAGCTCTTGACTGCTGTCTTCGTTGGGCAGCGATTCGATTAAGGTGTCAATATCTTTCGCACATTTCACAATTAGCGTCGAGAAAAGTTGCGCAAAATCCTCTTGAGACTGTTGGGGGGTTTGCGATCCGGATCTGTCATAGCCGGGAAAGCGACTGGGGACGGAACATTGCTGAAGAATACCAATACTGTTACAAAAGTGCTCCGCTTGCTGGAAAATTAGaggaaattagtgaaaaatcatggaaattTTGTCAAACCGGGACTCACTTGATTGATGGTGTCTTGTAATTGTGTGATTCTGTCtgccatttttgatttttcgaatggatttttataaatttatgatttttagtcAATAAATTAGCGGTGTGAAGTGATTTTACAGCAAGAAATTGTAGTAAAAAGccttaaaatgacaaaaatttctattttttcgctTTGTTTACCATCGAAATCGGTTTCATTTCCCGCAATATCCCAAAAACGCATCGAAACGTCACGGAAAACGAAcgtaaataatcaaaaatcatttcaaaaatcattttctggAGCTGCTTTTCCATATTTTCAGCTATTTTTTGGGCACTTACAGTCAGAGTTGGGCTTCTTAACTTCGTTGCTGGTGCAGAACGGATCGAGTTGCAATGAGTAAGTCCCCGACTCCCCgaaatatgttttattttggcatttttgtgATCCGAGATAGGGGCGGAGACGATTTGTTCTTGCCAAATTGGCAAAAATTCTTGCTTCTAACCCACTTTTTCTTCGCTTTTTAGATTTGAATCACACGACGAACGGCACTCCGGTGCAATCGGACGCCGCTGACAAGCTAGAAAAGCATCTCAAGCTGCTGAAGGAGGAATACACGAAACTCCAAAAGGGATATGCCGAGTTGGAGCGAAAGTACAGCAAAGCTGTTGCGTCGTCCGAGGAAAAGGACTTGAGTGAATTCAGTAGTTTTGTGTCGCGCTTAGTGATGACTGTGGCAACGCTCTATGGACGCAGCACATATTCGGATATCACGATAAAGTTGAAGGACAAATCAATTCCGGCACATAAATTCGTGTTGAATGCTCGTTCCGAGGAGTGGCGAGAGGAAGTTATCATTGATTTGCCGGAACTTGGTAAGAAATTGTTTAAGGGTGATGCAattgtcgaaatttttttggatttcatAGACTTTGAAGATCAAGAAAGAAggaaactttatattttaagtCGTCCCATATTGAAATTTagacgaaaattattttaaatcacatgatcaaaattattattttccaaaaatttcgattttgtaATAGattaaatcttcaattttgagttcaaatttcatcattcaaagttcaaaaatgttaaaaaaatacaaaccaaaaattcaaaatatgttcTTTAGGGGACAGGGgccttcataaaaattctcatgggaaaatatttaatttattcgccttacaAACGAggatatcaaaaatattttcgacaaTCATCTCttaatttaatcaacttttttaatgaaattttcattgtagACTGGTCAGATCTCGACACTGACGTCGGTTATGCCCTCCTACGCTGGATTTACACAGACGTCATCGACTTGCAACAAGATTCCCTTGCACTTGGCTTGATAAAAGTCTCGCATCGCTTCAAGCTGCCGGGCTTAATGGGCTTATGTGAACGAGCTCTCGTCTCTTCCGTGAATGTGAGGACTTGTGTTCGCTTTTACTGCGTCGCCGAGGATGTTGGAGCCTTCAATTTGCAAGAATATTGTTCGGGACTCATTTCAACGCACTGGGACGACCTCACGCCGCAAGATTTTGAGCACATGTCTGGTCCATTGCTCTATAAAATGCTAAAAAGCAAGACGAAATATCCGTTGCATGCCGCTGTGAGACTCCTGCGAGAGGATGTCGTCTTCTTGTGTCTCGTGGAGAACGACAAATCGGTAAgtaaaaaacagatttttttttaattatcacattttcatgcttttttattCGGTTTTATTCGTAAATATAATCTTCAATTGGCTAAACacttagataaaaaataaataacataagGAGCGAGTGACGCGCTCCGTGAGACTTTTGACCAaagaattagatttttttagagttaGGTACAAAAAACGTAGCTAACTGGTCTAAATGCAAATTAATGCCTCAATATTCGACGTTCCTCAAGTATTTCATGAGATTGAAGACGAAAATGACGGCCATCGTGTCGGTGTGATATGCGGGCGTATCGGTAGCGGCATTACATAGTTTCCCCTTGCAATGGCAGTACGTCGAGCCATCTTGGTCTTCCTGGCAACCTTCCTCGTAAGGTTCTTCCACGGTGAATTCCTTGTGCCATGCGCCGTCACGATAGAcctaaaaacgaaattttctttaaaaaactatttttatcaaaaaaacaaagaatttcTTACTTGTTCCGTGTATTTTTGATTGGCACACCCTCGTGTGATCGTCTCGATGGGTTCTCCGCGTGGCAATTGCAACTTGAATATCCGCTTCATGCACATCGTCGAGTACGGACAGTCTGTGATAAAGTCTTCGGATTCGTCGAATTTTGAACAAAGTAAGGACTGGGCGCCGCTTTTGCTCATTTCCTTGTTGTCACTGGGCGGCATGACCGAGCATTTGTAACATTTTATCGCTAGAGtaacatctgaaaaaaataaacaagacataaaatttttatttttgcgaatTTATTTGTTGATAATGAGTGTCAATAGTCTCGTTTGGAGAGGAATTTAAACAAATCATTTCATTGACCCacgtaaactttttttttttgagcaaagcGATGATGAGTGTagtaaacaaacaataattatGGCATTCATTAGATGACAATTGAGATGACTTGTCTgccgattttttgttgttttaaagaatatttttagttaaatttgctaaaattgtTGTCTTTCGTACTTTGGATTGTTTCTAAAATAGAAATATTCATGCAATGCTCGAGTGAACACATCTGCAATGTTCTAAAATCAGcaagaacaatattttaaagtagattatgattaacaaaaaaactctttttaatCAATGTCAATGTtttcattgataaaattagaaagatataagcacatttttatttatttttaaattacctaattaatggaaatttttgttttttttcttgagggTTTTCATGGACATTCTCCAaggattttctcgaaaataaaaaaatgattttattttttgcaatttaaaaaaaaaatattatttattaattaattttttataaatttaatttaattaggtattttttaaaatatttaccttaattttttacaatttataaaatacaaattttatcaaaattaaatttgaaaaaaaataaactttgagCAAAAGAAACTTCAAAAgtgtttttacataaaaacactaaataataaattaaataaatatttttcgtaaattaaataattaatttgatcaatttaattttttcttgaattaaattaattttattctttttattcaaaaaataaaatataaatagatttttaattttttaaatttattttttgaaataattttgaaaaaaatattctttagtAGTCAGttcagtgaaattttttctatgaaattttgttgtcTTTACTCCAACTGACTAAAATTTGTCACACATTTTCCCAGAAAtgcatcacaaaattttacaaagaacaaaaaatgataaactaaAGTGATTATTGTGGCGGCAACGAACGAAGACGACTTGAGTCATGCTTGGACTCCTACGATATCCGTcaattcgtcgtcgtcgtcgcgacAATTCACgcgaaaaaaatcgtaacaggaaatttttatttattccatTGCCGGCAAtacttgtaaaattaattgattgcaATGCATCAAAGTGCTCCATCTTCCATTCCAATTTTCTGAATCACTCGTGATAATTACTCCCCTTTCATTGTAAATAACTCATCACTCTTATCAATAATTGACtgcaaaaatattccaaataaacaaaaatacggAAATGCCTCTCAATAACAATATTCTAAtattcttcattattttttattagatttatgCATGAATTCacatttcttttgaatttcatctttttctttttatcgCTTTAAATACCACAATAAATTGCATTCAATTCGCATCATAAATAATCTCGTCAACGTGAGAACCATCATCCGCGATCCGTTACGGCAATAGCGGCGCAACGGCAGTGATTCATGAATATTATTCTATATATTAAATAGATGAACGAGGTATTGCAcgagatttaataaaataaaaatttacacttaattcaataaaaaagttgatgtGGAATTTGAACGCGTATACGGTTCTATTTGTCGTTCAATTGAGCGCGGTGTTGTAAAAGATTTTGTAATCTCGgcgttttttatgaaagatttacagaaaaaaagaacaaagttcgagttttgataaaaaaaaataattatttaaatagacGAACAAGTTCCACTTCCGAAtctggttttatttttaacttttgctgtttaataaataattatttttaatcagaatatatttttttaaatttcatagattaattttttaaaattaaaaattaaagaattttttaaattaattttaaataaattaattaattatttttcatgatttaataaaaattttcctggaattttaatttgattttgaaaaattttatagtgaatattttttttacaaatttatgatgattttaacGGAATTTAtgtgttattatttaaatctcaattcttaatttaaatcttgaaaaaaaaaactcattatttgaattaaaaattacatcatGACCAATTTACAGtcttgtataaatattttgatttctaATGGAATTTTGTAACaccaaaaatcatcataaattacgataattaactaaaattaaaatttcatgtcacAATTTTCAAGCACTTTATGCCAATTGTCAACTAATTTTTgactcaagtaaattttttgttataattcccccaaaaaaattcaaattttataaaaaacgatGCGAAATTatgtcattaaattaaatgacaattcacaaaatttcacctaaaatctaatttttcaaaagattccACTCCCTGTTAATCGTTTGTCTCATGTATTATTCCCCAAATCAGACAAATCCATCACCAAATACGGACAAAActcgataaaaattgttaaaaaaaagatttataacaataaaaagtggCGTCTAACAACATAATGACCAAGTCTGGCATGAGTCTGATTACCAATTGGCaggtaaatgcaaaaaattgtctgaatCACTCGTACGATGAACCAATAATCTTTCCAACtactcataaaatttacttattctaagattttttctatgatttttttttcttttgtattcaaaacaGGCACGTCCTTCTTGCGACTGAGAAATTACTCATGCTAATCAGGTGTTAATTGTGGCCAAATTGCTcacaatacaatttttatgatttttgtctgCTTGTTAGCACCAACAATGTTGAGAAATATcgacaaaaatgcaaaagcaaacaaaatgaCGTGAAAAAAGAAAGCTGTTAATGCTGGAGATCCGTAAAGTGACCGGTTTGTTGTTACAACGCAGTAATTGatagtgtttatttttttaaatggtttcTTATCACTCGTGATAAAACGACTCTAGagtattatttgataaaaataatcaaattgcACTCGagtaaagtgataaaaaaaacttcatgaCGCCGTCCTAGTCTCGCCATTTTTCTTAGAATTCCAATGAATTTCTTATGAAACGCATCGACAATACGCAccacagacacaaaaaatgggTCATTAGCATTTGAATCACTGCtttgaaacacaaaattgTGTTCTTTCATGCATCTCGACGACTACTGTTCCTCGAATGCGttgcaagaaaatttcattatttctttggaatatgaaaaaacttttgaattaccataaaaagagtttttttttgttgtgcgtAAAGttgagaaattattattatttttatttattctt
The sequence above is drawn from the Culicoides brevitarsis isolate CSIRO-B50_1 chromosome 1, AGI_CSIRO_Cbre_v1, whole genome shotgun sequence genome and encodes:
- the LOC134828640 gene encoding histone-lysine N-methyltransferase SETD1, whose product is MEMNGGPPGNVAAGANKAPTQPQTPQPIRNYKLISDPFLQKGAPKVYRYDGIVPGDTTCPPVIPRDPRNVLSRIRMRQEMELTLPRFKIDENFIGEPPALEVTINNLNDNIDKGFLSKMISEVGEFDELNIYYHPTNARHLGLARVVFQTVKAAKACIDKFNGKSVMGRILHVFNDPFGEECKNLIEQYTTAKRPLPTPSVAIAAPTAFTQRTTIPSLNSYQDDSVQPEKPALPKPIRSDVMVQPEPLPDIIPEGVYNDSMDGFKHRGRIEDGELWDESIGDERDRRRDHSRSPDWERDRYHKDRYDDRYYEGRRKHRKHRDRSRDRSRSRDRRDSRRRRSSSRHRDRDYDRDRDRGHDKSRHRYRDKKDESRHSRSSRHSYRRGDEEYGSGKESSSYSAYPAAYESGYSSQYGAYPAAPYYNAQGYQVDPNSWQPPPPSSSVAPPPPEDPKPPGLDVDEMWDEDLLEGSSKGKPPPPPPPPLPEGQEKVKLPGEEDDESNVDLDTRIAMMFKGKSFGAAPPFLQFDSDSGDEAKTESKNEPVDDSNSRRSSNKTSGDKSEDSSVTDAPPSPFLSRATYKTSKKLTKIMQEKARKAEIRKEEGASDISSSDDEILLARGTYSPEPPPGFPVKREPDAMSLSSLSSNDDSKSCGIKSENHPPPLPSDPPLQPPLPPTAAPGMYNFGSYPAPNSYQYPYQYSEYVQSYMASQASSGMYGAYSGAMKREVSETEPYEKTIKSVLERMTEELKVILKRDFNKRMIEGFSYKKYEAWWDEKVRNKNKGENEAPNRQTDTKVPDINQILNSNRSETFSSDQTSLCLGLRAAIPKLPSFRRIRKAPSPKPKDDEDSRKSEEEDQDVVRASDEENWDADLTETKTATTAKEPSTSQASDRQPASRTQRRKGSLSSFSSSTSEEESSSDDESEEDSSLSDADIAEVTRSHAKKDDKRIYSDTESEDEEGEIKTPTPTTTKPKTIGIYSDTESESEEKTPVVREKMPTKRKSRSKTPEGRTTPVPICSAADDLEDLSDDEEEDEKLPRTPGRDSPGESKEGEAKKSIYDLDRVYSDSEEEREYQEKRRRNTEYMEQIEREFQEEQARKKLEEQEKRKAEPKPEPVQSASYEKSPILERAPSPREPITPSLSAPPPTPGVSIQDPMAKYMAKKQERDGSMSPKAFVIHKDVNGVVRSTPQQDLKKQIVPLHVKKDAKQEQSDGGSASDAGSCNAFALDHCYSLPPSASPSSGSSPQENKNKSKYIHNDHGYTNDKKEAPSSAPRPVGRPRKDPSQKAKRNDYYERKKAQKAAEKAAAAAALAEQRRMETEVFRPMPIFRPRDPKMEFDNLWSFLKSGIDAEDVAYLRQSYEMLLQSNDEHSYWLNATHWVDHPPTDRSFIPPPSKKRKKDIYEAKVHSTGSARTEGYYKIDPTEKARYKYHHLKGTAAETHLSKLSANAAAKSSTVKTQGLSREARSNQRRLLTAFGAIGESELLKFNQLKFRKKQIKFAKSAIHDWGLFAMEPIAADEMVIEYVGQMIRPSLADHREQKYEQIGIGSSYLFRIDLETIIDATKCGNLARFINHSCNPNCYAKIITIEQEKKIVIYSKQPIAVNEEITYDYKFPLEDEKIPCLCGAQGCRGTLN
- the LOC134828651 gene encoding mediator of RNA polymerase II transcription subunit 21, translated to MADRITQLQDTINQQAEHFCNSIGILQQCSVPSRFPGYDRSGSQTPQQSQEDFAQLFSTLIVKCAKDIDTLIESLPNEDSSQELQVQSLRRLEVENQAAAERLEEVVRKGEMLLEQIQSALSDIAQSQIESKFENAT
- the LOC134837975 gene encoding uncharacterized protein LOC134837975 isoform X2, whose protein sequence is MPPSDNKEMSKSGAQSLLCSKFDESEDFITDCPYSTMCMKRIFKLQLPRGEPIETITRGCANQKYTEQVYRDGAWHKEFTVEEPYEEGCQEDQDGSTYCHCKGKLCNAATDTPAYHTDTMAVIFVFNLMKYLRNVEY
- the LOC134837975 gene encoding uncharacterized protein LOC134837975 isoform X1, whose product is MRNSIWPRRQSSSLSCTIFSVAVIIILFLDVTLAIKCYKCSVMPPSDNKEMSKSGAQSLLCSKFDESEDFITDCPYSTMCMKRIFKLQLPRGEPIETITRGCANQKYTEQVYRDGAWHKEFTVEEPYEEGCQEDQDGSTYCHCKGKLCNAATDTPAYHTDTMAVIFVFNLMKYLRNVEY